From one Dermacentor andersoni chromosome 1, qqDerAnde1_hic_scaffold, whole genome shotgun sequence genomic stretch:
- the LOC126546993 gene encoding uncharacterized protein isoform X2 → MAKRAKQAHFSDSEHSESDGSSSNSSERKPLSKESSGAKLAMKKQPKMIDTIIDAVDNVGKYPEMDTQLFKARFKRTFIKAIENHVLVRTKATEHAEGVTGRVKLAVKTKPRKKITSPGSSSAALPSAPGQSSNAAGKKAKRGDVDAKKVATGEAKAKKAAPGEAKAKKAAPGEAKAKKAAPGEAKAKKAAPGEAKAKKAAPGEAKAKKAAPGEAKAKKAAPGEAKAKKAAPGEAKAKKAAPGEAKAKKAAPGEAKAKKAAPGEAKAKKAAPGEAKAKKAAPGEAKAKKAAAGEAKAKKAAAGEAKVKKAAAGEAKAKKGAAGKPKTLNTIKKTDDVDERSSEGDDVGERSSEGDDVGERSSEGDDVGERSGEGDDVGERSGEDEEADERSGEDEEADERSGEDEEADERSGEDEEADERSGEDEEADERSGEDEEADERSGEDEEADERSGEDEEAEISANENEKRASECEEGEHSASKSGMKDHASESDEESATINSKSRDAEAKPVRGATSKMTSGQQKPGKIVNRRKAVDDGGELNIAAIVSESEPARPRPRTARRGKK, encoded by the exons ATGGCGAAGCGAGCCAAGCAAGCCCATTTCTCGGATTCCGAGCATTCTGAAAGTGATGGATCATCGTCGAACTCGAGCGAGCGGAAGCCATTGTCAAAAGAAAGCAGCGGAGCAAAACTTGCCATGAAAAAGCAACCGAAGATGATTGACACGATAATCGACGCAGTGGATAACGTTG GCAAGTACCCTGAAATGGATACTCAGCTTTTCAAGGCGAGATTCAAAAGGACCTTCATAAAGGCAATCGAGAACCACGTGCTGGTAAGGACAAAAGCAACGGAACACGCTGAAGGCGTGACCGGGCGGGTCAAGCTGGCGGTGAAGACGAAGCCTCGCAAAAAAATTACGTCTCCAGGTTCCTCGTCGGCAGCATTGCCTTCAGCTCCAGGGCAGTCATCGAACGCCGCAGGTAAGAAGGCTAAACGTGGCGATGTCGACGCGAAGAAAGTTGCAACCGGCGAGGCGAAGGCCAAGAAGGCTGCTCCCGGCGAGGCGAAGGCCAAGAAGGCTGCTCCCGGCGAGGCGAAGGCCAAGAAGGCTGCTCCCGGCGAGGCGAAGGCCAAGAAGGCTGCTCCCGGCGAGGCGAAGGCCAAGAAGGCTGCTCCCGGCGAGGCGAAGGCCAAGAAGGCTGCTCCCGGCGAGGCGAAGGCCAAGAAGGCTGCTCCCGGCGAGGCGAAGGCCAAGAAGGCTGCTCCCGGCGAGGCGAAGGCCAAGAAGGCTGCTCCCGGCGAGGCGAAGGCCAAGAAGGCTGCTCCCGGCGAGGCGAAGGCCAAGAAGGCTGCTCCCGGCGAGGCGAAGGCCAAGAAGGCTGCTCCCGGCGAGGCGAAGGCCAAGAAGGCTGCTCCCGGCGAGGCGAAGGCCAAGAAGGCTGCTGCCGGCGAGGCGAAGGCCAAGAAGGCTGCTGCCGGCGAGGCGAAGGTCAAGAAGGCTGCTGCCGGCGAGGCGAAGGCCAAAAAGGGCGCTGCCGGCAAGCCAAAGACCTTGAACACAATCAAGAAAACTGATGACGTAGATGAGCGCTCCAGCGAAGGCGACGACGTGGGAGAGCGCTCCAGCGAAGGCGACGACGTGGGAGAGCGCTCCAGCGAAGGCGACGACGTGGGAGAGCGCTCCGGCGAAGGCGACGACGTGGGAGAGCGTTCCGGCGAAGACGAGGAGGCGGATGAGCGTTCCGGCGAAGACGAGGAGGCGGATGAGCGTTCCGGCGAAGACGAGGAGGCGGATGAGCGTTCCGGCGAAGACGAGGAGGCGGATGAGCGCTCCGGCGAAGACGAGGAGGCGGATGAGCGCTCCGGCGAAGACGAGGAGGCGGATGAGCGCTCCGGCGAAGACGAGGAGGCGGATGAGCGCTCCGGCGAAGACGAGGAGGCGGAGATAAGTGCCAACGAAAACGAGAAACGTGCCAGCGAATGCGAGGAGGGGGAGCATAGCGCCAGCAAAAGTGGAATGAAGGATCACGCCAGCGAAAGCGACGAGGAGTCTGCCACCATCAACTCCAAAAGTAGAGACGCCGAAGCTAAACCGGTCAGAGGTGCCACTTCAAAGATGACTTCGGGGCAGCAGAAGCCTGGAAAGATAGTCAATCGCCGCAAAGCTGTGGACGATGGCGGAGAGTTAAACATCGCGGCAATTGTGTCAGAGTCCGAACCAGCACGGCCCCGTCCAAGAACAGCTCGTCGAGGAAAGAAATGA
- the LOC126546993 gene encoding uncharacterized protein isoform X1, producing MAKRAKQAHFSDSEHSESDGSSSNSSERKPLSKESSGAKLAMKKQPKMIDTIIDAVDNVDDRKGATPMYIKKFILGKYPEMDTQLFKARFKRTFIKAIENHVLVRTKATEHAEGVTGRVKLAVKTKPRKKITSPGSSSAALPSAPGQSSNAAGKKAKRGDVDAKKVATGEAKAKKAAPGEAKAKKAAPGEAKAKKAAPGEAKAKKAAPGEAKAKKAAPGEAKAKKAAPGEAKAKKAAPGEAKAKKAAPGEAKAKKAAPGEAKAKKAAPGEAKAKKAAPGEAKAKKAAPGEAKAKKAAPGEAKAKKAAAGEAKAKKAAAGEAKVKKAAAGEAKAKKGAAGKPKTLNTIKKTDDVDERSSEGDDVGERSSEGDDVGERSSEGDDVGERSGEGDDVGERSGEDEEADERSGEDEEADERSGEDEEADERSGEDEEADERSGEDEEADERSGEDEEADERSGEDEEADERSGEDEEAEISANENEKRASECEEGEHSASKSGMKDHASESDEESATINSKSRDAEAKPVRGATSKMTSGQQKPGKIVNRRKAVDDGGELNIAAIVSESEPARPRPRTARRGKK from the exons ATGGCGAAGCGAGCCAAGCAAGCCCATTTCTCGGATTCCGAGCATTCTGAAAGTGATGGATCATCGTCGAACTCGAGCGAGCGGAAGCCATTGTCAAAAGAAAGCAGCGGAGCAAAACTTGCCATGAAAAAGCAACCGAAGATGATTGACACGATAATCGACGCAGTGGATAACGTTG ATGACAGGAAAGGTGCAACTCCCATGTACATAAAGAAATTCATACTCG GCAAGTACCCTGAAATGGATACTCAGCTTTTCAAGGCGAGATTCAAAAGGACCTTCATAAAGGCAATCGAGAACCACGTGCTGGTAAGGACAAAAGCAACGGAACACGCTGAAGGCGTGACCGGGCGGGTCAAGCTGGCGGTGAAGACGAAGCCTCGCAAAAAAATTACGTCTCCAGGTTCCTCGTCGGCAGCATTGCCTTCAGCTCCAGGGCAGTCATCGAACGCCGCAGGTAAGAAGGCTAAACGTGGCGATGTCGACGCGAAGAAAGTTGCAACCGGCGAGGCGAAGGCCAAGAAGGCTGCTCCCGGCGAGGCGAAGGCCAAGAAGGCTGCTCCCGGCGAGGCGAAGGCCAAGAAGGCTGCTCCCGGCGAGGCGAAGGCCAAGAAGGCTGCTCCCGGCGAGGCGAAGGCCAAGAAGGCTGCTCCCGGCGAGGCGAAGGCCAAGAAGGCTGCTCCCGGCGAGGCGAAGGCCAAGAAGGCTGCTCCCGGCGAGGCGAAGGCCAAGAAGGCTGCTCCCGGCGAGGCGAAGGCCAAGAAGGCTGCTCCCGGCGAGGCGAAGGCCAAGAAGGCTGCTCCCGGCGAGGCGAAGGCCAAGAAGGCTGCTCCCGGCGAGGCGAAGGCCAAGAAGGCTGCTCCCGGCGAGGCGAAGGCCAAGAAGGCTGCTCCCGGCGAGGCGAAGGCCAAGAAGGCTGCTGCCGGCGAGGCGAAGGCCAAGAAGGCTGCTGCCGGCGAGGCGAAGGTCAAGAAGGCTGCTGCCGGCGAGGCGAAGGCCAAAAAGGGCGCTGCCGGCAAGCCAAAGACCTTGAACACAATCAAGAAAACTGATGACGTAGATGAGCGCTCCAGCGAAGGCGACGACGTGGGAGAGCGCTCCAGCGAAGGCGACGACGTGGGAGAGCGCTCCAGCGAAGGCGACGACGTGGGAGAGCGCTCCGGCGAAGGCGACGACGTGGGAGAGCGTTCCGGCGAAGACGAGGAGGCGGATGAGCGTTCCGGCGAAGACGAGGAGGCGGATGAGCGTTCCGGCGAAGACGAGGAGGCGGATGAGCGTTCCGGCGAAGACGAGGAGGCGGATGAGCGCTCCGGCGAAGACGAGGAGGCGGATGAGCGCTCCGGCGAAGACGAGGAGGCGGATGAGCGCTCCGGCGAAGACGAGGAGGCGGATGAGCGCTCCGGCGAAGACGAGGAGGCGGAGATAAGTGCCAACGAAAACGAGAAACGTGCCAGCGAATGCGAGGAGGGGGAGCATAGCGCCAGCAAAAGTGGAATGAAGGATCACGCCAGCGAAAGCGACGAGGAGTCTGCCACCATCAACTCCAAAAGTAGAGACGCCGAAGCTAAACCGGTCAGAGGTGCCACTTCAAAGATGACTTCGGGGCAGCAGAAGCCTGGAAAGATAGTCAATCGCCGCAAAGCTGTGGACGATGGCGGAGAGTTAAACATCGCGGCAATTGTGTCAGAGTCCGAACCAGCACGGCCCCGTCCAAGAACAGCTCGTCGAGGAAAGAAATGA